The nucleotide window CGCCTGTGGCGTCCGCTCGGCCGACAGGCCCGTCCACGCGACGCCGACGCGACTGCCCTCGCGCTCGATGACCGGCCCGTGAACGGTCTTTTTCACCGTCACCGTTCGGTTCTCGCCGTCGCTAACGGGAAGTTCGCGCCGCTCGGTATCGAAGTCGCGCCACTCGTTTGTGTACCGATACTGGCCATCCCGCGTATCGTATCGATAGAAGTCGATCACGTCCGCGCCGGTGTTGGTGAAGCCCCACGCGCCGGCGTCGTTCTCGCCGATGACGACGAACGGAACCCCGGGGAAGGTCACCCCGCGCACGCTCACGTCGTCGGTTCGGAGGTTCATCTCGTACCACACAGGGGGACTCATCAGACTCAGATGCGGGTCGTTCGCCACGATCGGCGCGCCGCTTTTCGTCTGCTCGCCCGAGACGACCCAGCTATTCGAGCCGATCCCCGCCGGAGACTCGTAGTTGCTCAGCCAGTCGACGAGCCCCGGACCGACGGCGTGTTTGCCCGATGTCGATCGATCGGACGATCCCGCCGCGCGCTGCCCGCGGATGATCGGCGAATCGTGATCGAAACGATCGGGATAGAGTTCGCGCGCCGCCTCGTTTCCCAATCGATCGGCGACGAGCGCCTTTCGGAGGGTTCGAAAGCTCCCCGTGAGCGTCCAGGCGATCTGCTTCTGAAGCAACATCGTATCGACCGGTTTCCAGGGCTCCGGCTCGTACTCGAGCAGCGAGAACTCGATCGCCGAGGGATCGTCGGTCAGCACCGCGTTGACGCCCTCGGCGTAGGTCTCGCCGAGTGCTCCCGCCTTCGTGTCCTCGAGCAGCGCGACGTTCGCCCGCGCCGCGCCGTCGAAGTCCATCTTCGTGTGGAAGATATCGGAATCGAGCGTCGCGTCGCCGACGACCGCGGAGAGCCGGCCGCGCATCTGCCGGCGCTGGAGATCCATCTGGAAGGCGCGATCGCGTGCCTGCGCGTAGCCGACCGCGAAGTAGAGCGCGTCCTCGTTCTCGGCGTCGATGTGGGCGTTCCGTAGTCGTCGTAGCGTACCGTGGCGCTCCCGTGGGGGCTCTCGACGGTCTCCGTCTCACGTTCGGTCGAGTCCCAGGCTGACCCCGTGAGCGGCGCGAACCGTTCGAGATAGCCACGGACTGGCGAGAGCGCACCGACCGCGCCGCCGCCCGCCAGGATCGCCCCGACGAGCGCGCGGCGCGTGAGATCGCGTGCCATATTCGACCGTGGGTGGCCCGTGATATAAAACCACGAGCGCCCGGACGAACTACTCGCGTTCGCGATCGAGCGTCCGCAGGAGGTCCTCGCGGGTGATGATGCCGACGATCTCCTCGTCGTCGATCACCGGCACGCGATTGATGTCGCGCTCCTCGTCGGCCAGCACCGAGAGCACTTCGTCCAGACTGGCGTCGGGCTCGACAGTGACGACGTCTTTCGTCATCACGCTGCTGATCGGTTTGCCGGCGTGTTTCGCGAGATCGAGGTTGACGTCGAGATCGTCCCACGAGAAATCGAAGGCGTAGTCGATCGGTTCGATGAACGGCGGGAAGCCGATCGGGATCCAGAGCGTGCGATCGCTCGGCTGGAACAGGTCGACGAGATCGCCCTGCGTGACGATGCCGACGAGGCGGCCGTCGTCGGTGACCGGAAACCCGTTGAACTCGGCCCGCGAGAGCCGCGTCAGCACGGTGCTGATCTCCTCGTCCGGACCGACGCTCTCGACCTCGCTCGTCATGATGTCACGCGCGCGAACGGACATACCGGAACGCCTCGCGGCGCGGTGGTAGCTCTTGCGGTGTCGCTCCCACCGATGGCCACCTGATCCGGCGTTCCCAACGGTCAAGAGTCGTCTCCCGCCAGCGAACGGCGGCTATTGAAGACGACGAGAAGCGTGCCGACGACGAGCAACGCGGACGCGACGACGGGGGTGACGACGCCCGCGACTGCCAGCATCGTCCCGACTACCGGAACAGAGAGCGCGAGCGCAAGGTTCTCGACGAGCCGCCGGCGCGTCCCGCGGGCGATGGCGAGACAGTCGACGAACGAGTCGAGATCGTCGCTCGTCAACAGCGCGTCGGCGGCCGTGGCGGTGAAGTCGCTGCCGGCCAGCATCGCTACGCCGACATCGGCCGCCGCGAGCGCCGGCGCGTCGTTGGTGCCGTCGCCGACCATTGCCACCGTCCCCTCCGCGCCGAGTTCCTGAACGATTCCCTCCTTCGCCTCGGGTGCCACGTCGGCGAACACCTCGTCGATGGCCGACGCCTCGAATCGGGCGGCGACCTGCGGATCGTCGCCCGTGATGCAGACGACCCGCCTGCCGTCGGCCGCGAGACGCTCGACGACTTTCGTCCATCCCTCTCGTGGTGTGTCCGCGAGCGCGACGACGCCCGTCGCCGCACCATCCCAGCCGACGACCGCCGGCAGCTCGCCCGCCGTACGGATCTTGGCGACCCGTGATCGTACCGTTTCGGGGATTTCCCAACCGAGTTCGTTGAACAGCGTCGGGTTGCCGACCGCCGTTCGCGACCCCTCCACGGTGGCGCTGACGCCGTAGCGATGGTGCTCGAACTCATCGACGTCCCCGATCGCCGTCGCCCGCTCATCGATGGCCGCCGCGATCGGATGGCCCGAGTGCGACTCGACGGCGGCCGCACGCGCGAGGAGTTCCTCCCGTTCGCCGAGCGCCGTGACGCCAGTCACGCGCAGTTCGCCGGTCGTGAGTGTCCCGGTCTTGTCGAACGCGACGATATCGATGTCGATGATCCGTTCGAGCAGCGTCCGATCGAGGACGGCCACGCCCTGGTCGGCCGCCGTCGCGAGACCGCGCCCGAGCGCGAGCGGGCCGGCCAGCGCCAGCGCCACCGGGCAGGCGACGACGAGCACCGACAGCCCCGTCAGCAACGCTGTATCGACCGTCGCTCCGGCGAGCAGCCAGCCCGCGAACGTCACGACGGCGAGTGCAGAGACCAGCGGGACATACCGTCTGGCGATCCGGCTCGTGAGCCGGGCGGCGTTCGTCTGCGTCGCCTGCAGATCCCAGACGAGCGCGCGGAGTCGATCGAGCAGGCTGGTCGCACCGTCGCCGACACGGACCTCGAAGGCACCGTCGATCGCGATCGAACCGCCGACCACGCCATCGCCGGGGACCTTCCGCTGTGGGCGTGCCTCGCCGGTGACGAGCGATTCGTCGACCGCTCCGCGACCGTCGAGCACCCGACCGTCGAACGGGACGTGCTCGCCGGGCTTCACGAGCAGCGTGTCGCCGGCCTCGCAGTCGTCGACCGGGAGCGTCTCGGTACCACCGTCGGCGAGTCGCGTCGCACGCGATTGCGAGCCGTCGAGTCGCTCGGCGAGATCGGCGACGGTGCGCTGCTCGTCGGCGGCACGCACGTAGTTGGCGATCGTCGCCACGACGATGATCGTCATCGCGACGTCGAACGAGAGGTAGGCTTTGTCGAAGAACGCGAGCGAGAGCACCGAATACGCGTACGTGGCGAGCGCCGACAGCGCGATCAGCACGTCGAGGGTGAGTTGGCGCTCGCGGAGGCTGATATATGCCGAGCGAAAGATCGGGAAGCCGACGCCGAAGACGGTGATCGTCGTGAACAGGACGACCGGGCCGTACAGGCCGACGACGATGGCGTGGGTGTCGAGATACGCGTCGGGATAGAGACCGAGATAGACCGGATAGAAGAAGACCAGATAGAGCATGTAGACCGGAGCGACGACGATGATCGCGAAGGCCGTCCTGACGCGGTCGAACGCGAGCGCGCTACGGTCCTCGTCGGTCGCGTCCGGCGAGGGGGCCGATGCCCGGTAGCCCCACCGCGAGAGCCCGTCGGCGATGGCGTCGGTGTCGACCCGTCCGGGATCGTAGGTCACGCGAACCGTCTCGGCGCTGTAGCTCGCCGCCGCGTCGCGAACGCCGTCGATGTCGGTCGCGAGCGTTTCGAGAAACGATTCACAGGCACGAGTGTGCATCCCGCGCAGCGAGAAATACGCCGTCTCGGCGGTCGCTGTGTCGGTCGCTCTGTGCGTGTCGTGAGTAGTGTTAGCATACATTGAATACGTACGCTCGCCGGTCGGATGCCGTTCGTCGAACCCTAACGCGAGCGCTTCGCCGTCGGATTCAATGAGCACCACGGTTCGCCCGGAGCGAGCTCGGCGGGAACACGCCGTTCGAACCGACGGGGTTTTGAGCCTCGATCGACCGAGAGCCGGTATGGTCGCACAGACGATGGATCGTGTTCCGCGATAGCCGCTACAGCCCCTGTTCTTCCCGGCCGGTGATCGCCCGTGAGTGATCTCGCCGCGTTCGCGAGCGGGTTCGACGCCGTCGCGCTCAAACCGACCGAGATCGACGTCGCGTCGATCGATCTCTCCGATGTCGGGCACGCAGTCGTCGACTACGAGGGCCGCAAACACCTTCCGGAGCCAGCACTGCTCGCCGACCGCGCCCGCGAGACGGCGCTGTCGGTCACGACGCCGGTCCGTGCCGACGGGTTCGACCCGCTCGGCGACGACGGTCTCTCGGCATCGCTTCCCGAAACCGTCGGTCGCGTGCTCGTCGCGGGCAACCCAGCCTATCTCACCGAAACGGAGCGAACGCGCGCCATCGCCCCGCGGCTCGGCGCGGCCCGCGAGCGCACGCCGGCGGCCTGGGTCGGCACCGAGGGAATCGCGCGGATTGCGCTCGCGGCCGGCGGCACCCAGTTCGAACTGCTCGCGCCGACGACCATCCGCGAGGTGCGCGCACTCCGGGCGGCGGGCTTCGACGACGGGATCGCCGTCTACACGCCCGTCGTGCGCAGCGCCGACGAGGACGTCCTTCTGGACGCGCTCGGCGACTACGTCGCCCGCCGCGGCTCGGTCTCCGCCGCCCTAGACGATGCGCGCGGGGACGTCGCGACCGCCGCCGACGGGATGCGAACCGATGCGGGAGCGACGGGCGAACCGCGCTCGGTGTTGGTCTCGGCGATCGAGCGGTTCGCGCTCGTCGGCACCGACGACGCGATCGACGGACGCATCGACGAACTCCGATCGGCCGGCGTCGACACGCTCGTCGGCTATCCGGCGCGCGGTCCCGCGGCGCTCGGGCGCTGATCGCCGGCGCTCGTCGATATCGACATGCTGGGAAGCGACCGGTTCGAGTAGGATGACCTACGCGAGGAGACGGATGGTGCCTGAGGACGCCGCGAAGCGCCCCATACGAACCGTTTCTTCTTCGGTCTGGCTCGTGGCTACTGTTCGGCGATAGAATCTCCGCAGTTTGACGGCGGCCGCCGGGGACACGGGGGCGCGGTGATGCCAGAGACACGCGCTGCGGAGGCCCATGAACTATCCGTCCTCCGCTGTGCCGTGTTCCCGCTCGGATGCAGACAGCCATCCGCCAAAGAGGTGGGCCATGACGACTCAAGGTGGTATATACGCCGGTCGTATTCGTCGGTTCATGCACGACGGGTATCGAACCGTGTCCGACCCCAGCGTGGGTCGAATATCGGAACGCTCCAATCGACGATTAGCTAGCGCGACGCCCTCCATCGCCCGGGCCTGCCGGTGCGCGCTCGCGGGCGAACAGCTCGACGACCACTTTGAGGATTCCGAGAACGACGGGGCCGAAGAACACGCCGAGAAAACCGAAGACGAACAGCCCACCGGAGATGCCGAGGACGAACAGACCGGGGTTGAGACCCGCCTCGCGGCCGCCGATGACCGGTCGGAGGTAGTTGTCGGAGAGGCTCACGACCGTGGCTCCGTAGACGAACAACACCACGGCGGCGACGGGACGGCCGATGATTAGCAGGTAGGCTGCCGCCGGTGCCCAGACGATGAACGCACCGATGAGCGGCAGCAGTCCGAGCACCACCGTGACGACCGTCCAAAAGACGGCACTCGGGAAATCGAGGACAACCAGCCCGATGCCGGTGAGCACGCCCTGGACGACCGCCACCGCGACGTTGCCGACGATCACGGCCCACACGAGCTGATCGACGCGCTCGACGAACTCCGACCAGGCGGCATCGGACAGCGGGGAGACACTGCGCAACCAGCGCATCGAGGCCGACCCGTCGACGAGCAGGTAATACGTGAGAAAGAGCAACACCGTCAGACCGAGGGCGACGTCCGAGAGCCCGCCGAAGACTTTCATGACGCTGCCGAACAGCGCCGATCCGCCGCCGCCCTCGACCACGTTGACGAGTTCGTTCGGATTGAACTCGCCGAGCAATCGACTGACGTCGACGGCGACGCCGAACTGCTCACCGATGAACTGCTCGACGGTATCGACTCCGAGGTTGCCGGAGAGGATGGCCCGGTAGACCTGCAACGCCTGCCGCGCGGCGATCGTGATCACCGTTCCGAGTGGGATCAAGACCACGAGCGCCGTCGCGAGGATGAGCGAGCCCGAGGCGATGCGCGTACCGATCCGCGGAGCGAGGCGTCTCTGCAGCGGATAGAGCACGTAGCCGAGCAGTAGCGCGAGCAGGACGTACTGGGCAAGTGGGAGAACCACCAGCAACGAGAGCGCCGCGAAGACGACGATAGCCGCAGCGAGCACCCCCCGATCGAGTTCCATGCTGATGGTCCTCGTGGCTGCCACTAAACTATATGCGGTTACTCCCCCCACCCCCAGCGCGATGGTCGTGTTTCGGTCCCGTCGTGATAGCACGACCGTTGGTTCACCATATATCGCCGGACGGATCACCGATCGATCGACGATCACTGTCGAACTCACACACGACAGCCCTCACTCCTCGCGGAGTGTGGCAAGCGCCGTACTCGCGTCGGCAGTCGTCCGATAGCCGCGCTCGCCGGCGACCTCACAGGGTTCGATCAGTCCAGCCGCCCGGAACTCCCCACAGAGACCGTGGAGATCGCTTTCACAGAGATCGTACGCCAGGAGATCGCGGACTGCGACCGGCCCACGAACGTCGATTTCGCGAAGCAGCCCGAGCGCGCGGTCGTCGGGCACGGCGCTCATCAGTCGGCGAACCGGCTCCGAGATCGCGCTGGCGGCCGTGTCGAGCGCCGACTCATCGGGGAGGGGTTCGAGACGGTCGGTAGCGAGGCTGTGCTCCTCGCTGGTCACGGGGTCGCGCACGCGGCTTGATTCGCCGGAATGACGGACGAGGAGATAGCGGTCGCCATCATCGGTACGAACGGTCTGCATGTCGCCGCTTGGAACCGCGTCCCGTTAGCGGTTCTGATAGGCGCGGTAGCGGCGATAGCCCGAGAGCAGCGCCACGATTCCGAGGGTGATCGCGGTCGCACCGAGTTGCCACTGTCCGCGGAAGACGCCGACCATGAGACCGATGGAGACCGCGAACAGACCGATGTTGACCGCGACGACCGCACCCCAGAACGCCCGCGCCAGCCTTGGTGGGACGTCGGTGTCGCCGATCTCGGGGATCGAAACCGATGGGATGTCCTCCGTCGCGTCGGGAACCGAAACCGACGGGATATCGGGGCTGTATTCGGCTTCGGGGTCCGGCTCGTCCGGCTCAAGCCGGTCGATCGAGCCGTCGACGGGATCGTCGGACACGATGTCGATGTCGTGTCGTCGCGAACAACCGTGTTTCGGTTCGTCGCGGCCGACCGCCGGTGTTTTTACCGATGGTGGCGAAGGGCGGTCATGACCGGGACCGAGCAGGCGACGCTTGGGGACAGCGCCGCCGACGAAACGGCGGCCGCGGGGTCGGCGGCAGCGGCGGCGCGGACGGTCGCCGGCGACGGCGGCGACGAGGCCGAACTCGTCGATCCGAGCGCCCGCCGCTACCCCGACCCCGACGGAACGCTCGACCTCGCCGTCACGCAAGTCGACTACACCATCGAAGGATCGGGCAAACGGGAGACACCGATCATCCACGTCTTCGGCCGAACCGAAGCGGGCGAGGCCGAACACGTCCGCGTCCACGGCTTCCGTCCGTACTTCTACGCGCCGACGGCGAACCTGACGGATGGGTTCGACCACGACCGCATCACCGGCTCGGAGGAGACCGACGAGAACGGCGAGCCCTACGAGAGCATTCGGGGCGAGAAACTCACCAAAGTGTTCGGCCAGACGCCCCGCGACGTCGGTCAGATCCGCGACCGCTTCGATCACTACGAGGCGGACATCCTCTTCCCGAACCGGTTTCTCATCGATAAGGACATCGGCGGCGGCGTTCGCGTACCTGTCCGCCGCGCGAGCGACGACGCGCTCGTCGTTCCCCACGAGGAGGTCAAGGCGACCGAGATGGAGGCCGAGGCACGTGTCTGCACCTTCGATATCGAGGTCGACGACCGCTCGGGCTTCCCCGAGGACGGTGAGGAGACGATCATCTGTCTGTCGAGTCACGACTCGCGCACCGACGAGTACGTCGTCTGGCTCTACGAGGCCAGCGACGGGATCGGCCCGGACGAACTCGACGAGTACGTCGGGATCGAGGAGGAGATCGACGCCACGGTCAACCGCTACGGGAGCGAGGAGGCGATGCTCGCCGCCTTCCTCGACTACATCGACGACACCGATCCCGACGTGCTGACGGGCTGGAACTTCACCGATTTCGACGCGCCCTACCTCCTCGATCGGCTGGAGGTGCTCGGCGGGGCCGACTGCGAGAGCCACGACCTCGATCCGAACCGGCTCTCGCGGGTGAACGAGGTCTGGCGCTCGGACTGGCAGGGGCCCGACGTCAAGGGCCGGGTCGTCTTCGACCTGCTCTACGCCTACCAGCGCACGCAGTTCTCCGAGCTCGATTCCTACCGACTCGATGCCGTCGGCGAGGTCGAACTCGGCGTCGGCAAGGAGCGGTACGCGGGATCGATCGGCGATCTCTGGGAGGAGAACCCCGAACGGCTGCTCGAATACAACCTTCGGGACGTCGAACTCTGTGTCGAGATCGATCGCCAGCAGGACGTGATCCCGTTCTGGCAGGAGGTCGCTTCGTTCGTGGGGTGTAAGCTCGAAGACGCCACGACGCCGGGCGATACGGTCGACATGTACGTGCTCCACGAGGCCCACGGGAAGTTCGCGCTCCCGTCGAAGGGCCAGCAGGAGTCGGAGGACTACGAGGGTGGCGCGGTGTTCGATCCCATCAC belongs to Halococcus qingdaonensis and includes:
- a CDS encoding DUF7346 family protein, translating into MQTVRTDDGDRYLLVRHSGESSRVRDPVTSEEHSLATDRLEPLPDESALDTAASAISEPVRRLMSAVPDDRALGLLREIDVRGPVAVRDLLAYDLCESDLHGLCGEFRAAGLIEPCEVAGERGYRTTADASTALATLREE
- a CDS encoding CBS domain-containing protein, producing MSVRARDIMTSEVESVGPDEEISTVLTRLSRAEFNGFPVTDDGRLVGIVTQGDLVDLFQPSDRTLWIPIGFPPFIEPIDYAFDFSWDDLDVNLDLAKHAGKPISSVMTKDVVTVEPDASLDEVLSVLADEERDINRVPVIDDEEIVGIITREDLLRTLDRERE
- a CDS encoding DUF7322 domain-containing protein, whose protein sequence is MSDDPVDGSIDRLEPDEPDPEAEYSPDIPSVSVPDATEDIPSVSIPEIGDTDVPPRLARAFWGAVVAVNIGLFAVSIGLMVGVFRGQWQLGATAITLGIVALLSGYRRYRAYQNR
- a CDS encoding AI-2E family transporter, producing MELDRGVLAAAIVVFAALSLLVVLPLAQYVLLALLLGYVLYPLQRRLAPRIGTRIASGSLILATALVVLIPLGTVITIAARQALQVYRAILSGNLGVDTVEQFIGEQFGVAVDVSRLLGEFNPNELVNVVEGGGGSALFGSVMKVFGGLSDVALGLTVLLFLTYYLLVDGSASMRWLRSVSPLSDAAWSEFVERVDQLVWAVIVGNVAVAVVQGVLTGIGLVVLDFPSAVFWTVVTVVLGLLPLIGAFIVWAPAAAYLLIIGRPVAAVVLFVYGATVVSLSDNYLRPVIGGREAGLNPGLFVLGISGGLFVFGFLGVFFGPVVLGILKVVVELFARERAPAGPGDGGRRAS
- a CDS encoding heavy metal translocating P-type ATPase; translation: MLIESDGEALALGFDERHPTGERTYSMYANTTHDTHRATDTATAETAYFSLRGMHTRACESFLETLATDIDGVRDAAASYSAETVRVTYDPGRVDTDAIADGLSRWGYRASAPSPDATDEDRSALAFDRVRTAFAIIVVAPVYMLYLVFFYPVYLGLYPDAYLDTHAIVVGLYGPVVLFTTITVFGVGFPIFRSAYISLRERQLTLDVLIALSALATYAYSVLSLAFFDKAYLSFDVAMTIIVVATIANYVRAADEQRTVADLAERLDGSQSRATRLADGGTETLPVDDCEAGDTLLVKPGEHVPFDGRVLDGRGAVDESLVTGEARPQRKVPGDGVVGGSIAIDGAFEVRVGDGATSLLDRLRALVWDLQATQTNAARLTSRIARRYVPLVSALAVVTFAGWLLAGATVDTALLTGLSVLVVACPVALALAGPLALGRGLATAADQGVAVLDRTLLERIIDIDIVAFDKTGTLTTGELRVTGVTALGEREELLARAAAVESHSGHPIAAAIDERATAIGDVDEFEHHRYGVSATVEGSRTAVGNPTLFNELGWEIPETVRSRVAKIRTAGELPAVVGWDGAATGVVALADTPREGWTKVVERLAADGRRVVCITGDDPQVAARFEASAIDEVFADVAPEAKEGIVQELGAEGTVAMVGDGTNDAPALAAADVGVAMLAGSDFTATAADALLTSDDLDSFVDCLAIARGTRRRLVENLALALSVPVVGTMLAVAGVVTPVVASALLVVGTLLVVFNSRRSLAGDDS
- a CDS encoding DUF7388 family protein, which translates into the protein MSDLAAFASGFDAVALKPTEIDVASIDLSDVGHAVVDYEGRKHLPEPALLADRARETALSVTTPVRADGFDPLGDDGLSASLPETVGRVLVAGNPAYLTETERTRAIAPRLGAARERTPAAWVGTEGIARIALAAGGTQFELLAPTTIREVRALRAAGFDDGIAVYTPVVRSADEDVLLDALGDYVARRGSVSAALDDARGDVATAADGMRTDAGATGEPRSVLVSAIERFALVGTDDAIDGRIDELRSAGVDTLVGYPARGPAALGR